aaaaaaaaaaataaaaataaattaaaatcatataaaatatcataaaaataaataaaaaaaaaaattaaaaaaaaaatatatatatttatataaattcaaattaccaaataaaatattttttaatgtaaaaatagaatctttatgaataatttttcgaatagaaaaataaagaaaaatgaattttagAAAACATGAAAATACCGCCGATTTAATAGATAGTATAATAAATAGTGAAAATGGAAAAGTTCAAAAATATGTTttagaaagaaaaagaaaagagaaagaatttatagaaaaaaaagaaaatataaaaaagcaaGCTTTAAAGGCACCAAAACTAAACCAGATGTttgttattaataaaaacgatGATGATAAATTAATTAGCGAAACAATAGGTCTTAGAACAGTtcatgaatataaaaaaataaaggatgaaatatatagtaaaaaaaggaatgaggatttaaatgaaaatattgaagaaaataaacataacaaaaatagaaaatttaatttatctttttgcACAGATGAGGAAAATGATGAAGacgatgaagaagaaaaagaagaagagaaagaaaagaaaaaaattcaagAATTATGTAACAAGGATAACAATGTTACTGAAAATGtctttgaaaataaaataaaaaactgtAAAAATTACTCTGATGAAAATtcgaaaaataataaaagtgatatagataataataatgatataaaaaatgaattaaaacatgataataaagatataatatatgaaaaaaataataatttcaaaaaaaaaattatgaaagaTCCAACAGTGAAtacttcttttttaaaagataaagaaagagatgaaaaaatagaattaaaaaaaaaagaattaagaGAATTATATTTCAAATTAGAAAGtgaacaaaaagaaaaaattatagaaataaCATATTCTTACTATGACGGATGTGGTcatagaagaaaaatatcGGTAAAACAAAAAACAACAATAGGtcaatttataaataaatgtgttgaaaatttaaaaaatgaatttatcCAATTGAGATCTGCTTCATGTGaaactttaatttttgtaaaagaagatattattCTTCCAAATTATTTAACATTTTatgaattaattaaaaataaagctCAAGGAAAAACAGGgccattattttcttttgatGCAATAGAAAATTTATCTGGTATAACGGAtataagaaaagaaaaaacagatgtaagaaaaaacaaaaaaggataaaataatt
The genomic region above belongs to Plasmodium relictum strain SGS1 genome assembly, chromosome: 10 and contains:
- a CDS encoding XAP-5 DNA binding protein, putative; protein product: MNFRKHENTADLIDSIINSENGKVQKYVLERKRKEKEFIEKKENIKKQALKAPKLNQMFVINKNDDDKLISETIGLRTVHEYKKIKDEIYSKKRNEDLNENIEENKHNKNRKFNLSFCTDEENDEDDEEEKEEEKEKKKIQELCNKDNNVTENVFENKIKNCKNYSDENSKNNKSDIDNNNDIKNELKHDNKDIIYEKNNNFKKKIMKDPTVNTSFLKDKERDEKIELKKKELRELYFKLESEQKEKIIEITYSYYDGCGHRRKISVKQKTTIGQFINKCVENLKNEFIQLRSASCETLIFVKEDIILPNYLTFYELIKNKAQGKTGPLFSFDAIENLSGITDIRKEKTDTHAGKLVEKKWYEKNKHIFPASKWELYKPLKTYTTSYNDLFNNFI